A genomic region of Glycine max cultivar Williams 82 chromosome 15, Glycine_max_v4.0, whole genome shotgun sequence contains the following coding sequences:
- the LOC121173520 gene encoding zinc finger CCCH domain-containing protein 48 isoform X1 codes for MDTKFARRTERIGRTTCSYWIAGKCNRNPCRFVHIETPSPPAACGYGNTAYSYGKKPHSSSLNTPKYGSKKALLRDNGDRGDATRVAKAFKKSSPRICKYWINNNCVHGEQCLYLHSWFRGDGFSTVTKLQEHKKVITGIALPVGSDKLYSGSTDGTVRIWDCHTGQCAKVINLGAEVTSLISEGSWIFVGLQNAVKAWNIQTMSEFTLDGPKGRVRAMTVGNNTLFAGAEDGVIFAWRGSSKADSPFELVASLTGHTKPVVCLVVGCKMLYSGSMDQSIKVWDMDTLQCTMTLNDHTDAVTSLICWDQYLLSSSSDRTIKVWACIEAGSLEVIYTHTEENGVVSLFGMPDAEGKPILFSSCRDNSVHMYELPSFSERGRLFAKKDVALIELGPGGLFFTGDESGLLMVWKWLEVPKVASS; via the exons ATGGATACAAAGTTTGCACGAAGGACTGAGCGCATTGGTAGAACAACATGCTCTTATTGGATAGCTGGAAAATGTAACAGAAATCCATGCAGATTTGTGCACATAGAGACACCATCTCCACCTGCTGCTTGTGGTTATGGCAATACTGCATATAGCTACGGAAAAAAGCCCCATTCCTCCTCTTTGAATACCCCGAAATATGGTTCAAAGAAAGCATTGCTTAGAGATAATGGAGATAGAGGAGATGCAACAAGGGTTGCTAAGGCTTTCAAGAAATCATCACCAAGGATATGTAAATACTGGATCAACAACAATTGTGTACATGGTGAACAATGCCTGTATCTGCATTCATGGTTTCGTGGTGATGGGTTTTCCACAGTAACGAAACTTCAAGAACATAAGAAG GTTATCACTGGCATCGCACTTCCTGTTGGATCCGACAAACTTTATTCTGGCAGCACTGATGGGACAGTTAGGATATGGGACTGCCATACTGGTCAATGTGCTAAAGTCATCAATCTTGGTGCTGAGGTTACCTCTTTGATCAGTGAGGGGTCATGGATTTTTGTTGGTCTGCAAAATGCTGTCAAG GCTTGGAATATCCAGACCATGTCAGAGTTTACTCTTGATGGACCCAAAGGCCGAGTCCGTGCCATGACTGTTGGCAACAATACACTCTTTGCTGGTGCAGAG gaTGGTGTCATTTTTGCTTGGAGAGGAAGCTCTAAAGCCGATTCTCCTTTTGAACTGGTTGCATCTCTCACTGGCCACACTAAACCAGTGGTTTGTCTGGTGGTTGGATGCAAGATGCTGTACTCCGGGTCCATGGACCAAAGCATAAAG GTCTGGGACATGGATACATTACAGTGTACAATGACACTAAATGATCATACTGATGCAGTCACATCCCTTATCTGTTGGGATCAATATCTGTTGTCAAGTTCATCTGACCGCACAATTAAAGTCTGGGCTTGCATTGAAGCAGGATCTTTGGAAGTGATATATACACACACCGAAGAAAAT gGTGTTGTTTCACTCTTTGGGATGCCTGATGCAGAGGGAAAGCCAATATTATTTTCCTCGTGCAGAGACAATTCAGTTCACATGTATGAATTGCCTTC ATTTTCAGAGAGGGGACGTTTATTTGCCAAGAAAGATGTGGCATTGATTGAGTTAGGTCCTGGTGGCCTCTTCTTCACTGGAGATGAGAGTGGTTTGCTGATGGTATGGAAATGGTTGGAGGTACCCAAGGTGGCATCCTCTTGA
- the LOC121173520 gene encoding zinc finger CCCH domain-containing protein 48 isoform X2 produces the protein MDTKFARRTERIGRTTCSYWIAGKCNRNPCRFVHIETPSPPAACGYGNTAYSYGKKPHSSSLNTPKYGSKKALLRDNGDRGDATRVAKAFKKSSPRICKYWINNNCVHGEQCLYLHSWFRGDGFSTVTKLQEHKKVITGIALPVGSDKLYSGSTDGTVRIWDCHTGQCAKVINLGAEVTSLISEGSWIFVGLQNAVKAWNIQTMSEFTLDGPKGRVRAMTVGNNTLFAGAEDGVIFAWRGSSKADSPFELVASLTGHTKPVVCLVVGCKMLYSGSMDQSIKVWDMDTLQCTMTLNDHTDAVTSLICWDQYLLSSSSDRTIKVWACIEAGSLEVIYTHTEENGVVSLFGMPDAEGKPILFSSCRDNSVHIFSERGRLFAKKDVALIELGPGGLFFTGDESGLLMVWKWLEVPKVASS, from the exons ATGGATACAAAGTTTGCACGAAGGACTGAGCGCATTGGTAGAACAACATGCTCTTATTGGATAGCTGGAAAATGTAACAGAAATCCATGCAGATTTGTGCACATAGAGACACCATCTCCACCTGCTGCTTGTGGTTATGGCAATACTGCATATAGCTACGGAAAAAAGCCCCATTCCTCCTCTTTGAATACCCCGAAATATGGTTCAAAGAAAGCATTGCTTAGAGATAATGGAGATAGAGGAGATGCAACAAGGGTTGCTAAGGCTTTCAAGAAATCATCACCAAGGATATGTAAATACTGGATCAACAACAATTGTGTACATGGTGAACAATGCCTGTATCTGCATTCATGGTTTCGTGGTGATGGGTTTTCCACAGTAACGAAACTTCAAGAACATAAGAAG GTTATCACTGGCATCGCACTTCCTGTTGGATCCGACAAACTTTATTCTGGCAGCACTGATGGGACAGTTAGGATATGGGACTGCCATACTGGTCAATGTGCTAAAGTCATCAATCTTGGTGCTGAGGTTACCTCTTTGATCAGTGAGGGGTCATGGATTTTTGTTGGTCTGCAAAATGCTGTCAAG GCTTGGAATATCCAGACCATGTCAGAGTTTACTCTTGATGGACCCAAAGGCCGAGTCCGTGCCATGACTGTTGGCAACAATACACTCTTTGCTGGTGCAGAG gaTGGTGTCATTTTTGCTTGGAGAGGAAGCTCTAAAGCCGATTCTCCTTTTGAACTGGTTGCATCTCTCACTGGCCACACTAAACCAGTGGTTTGTCTGGTGGTTGGATGCAAGATGCTGTACTCCGGGTCCATGGACCAAAGCATAAAG GTCTGGGACATGGATACATTACAGTGTACAATGACACTAAATGATCATACTGATGCAGTCACATCCCTTATCTGTTGGGATCAATATCTGTTGTCAAGTTCATCTGACCGCACAATTAAAGTCTGGGCTTGCATTGAAGCAGGATCTTTGGAAGTGATATATACACACACCGAAGAAAAT gGTGTTGTTTCACTCTTTGGGATGCCTGATGCAGAGGGAAAGCCAATATTATTTTCCTCGTGCAGAGACAATTCAGTTCACAT ATTTTCAGAGAGGGGACGTTTATTTGCCAAGAAAGATGTGGCATTGATTGAGTTAGGTCCTGGTGGCCTCTTCTTCACTGGAGATGAGAGTGGTTTGCTGATGGTATGGAAATGGTTGGAGGTACCCAAGGTGGCATCCTCTTGA
- the LOC100794509 gene encoding zinc finger CCCH domain-containing protein 48 isoform X2, with the protein MDTKFARRTERIGSTTCSYWRAGRCNRNRCRFLHIETPSPPAACGYGNTAYSYGKKPHSSSENTPKYGSKKALLGDNGDRGDATRVAKAFKKSSPRICKYWINNNCVHGEQCLYLHSWFRGDGFSTVTKLHEHKKVITGIALPVGSDKLYSGSTDGTVRIWDCHTGQCAKVINLGAEVTSLISEGSWIFVGLQNAVKAWNIQTMSEFTLDGPKGRVRAMTVGNNTLFAGAEDGVIFAWRGSSKADSPFELVASLTGHTKAVVCLAVGCKMLYSGSMDQSIKVWDMDTLQCTMTLNDHTDVVTSHICWDQYLLSSSSDRTFKVWACIEAGSLEVIYTHTEENGVVSLFGMPDAEGKPILFSSCRDNSVHMYELPS; encoded by the exons ATGGATACAAAGTTTGCACGAAGGACTGAGCGCATTGGTAGTACAACATGCTCTTATTGGAGAGCTGGAAGATGTAACAGGAATCGTTGCAGATTTTTGCACATAGAGACACCATCTCCCCCTGCTGCTTGTGGTTATGGCAATACTGCATATAGCTACGGAAAAAAGCCCCATTCCTCCTCTGAGAATACCCCGAAATATGGTTCAAAGAAAGCATTGCTTGGAGATAATGGAGATAGAGGAGATGCAACAAGGGTTGCTAAGGCTTTCAAGAAATCATCACCAAGGATATGTAAATACTGGATCAACAACAATTGTGTACATGGTGAACAATGCCTGTATCTGCATTCATGGTTTCGTGGTGATGGGTTTTCCACAGTAACGAAACTTCATGAACATAAGAAG GTTATCACTGGCATCGCACTTCCTGTTGGATCCGACAAACTTTATTCTGGCAGCACTGATGGGACAGTTAGGATATGGGACTGCCATACTGGTCAATGTGCTAAAGTCATCAATCTTGGTGCTGAGGTTACCTCTTTGATCAGTGAGGGGTCATGGATTTTTGTTGGTCTGCAAAATGCTGTCAAG GCTTGGAATATCCAGACCATGTCAGAGTTTACTCTTGATGGACCCAAAGGCCGAGTCCGTGCCATGACTGTTGGCAACAATACACTCTTTGCTGGTGCAGAG gaTGGTGTCATTTTTGCTTGGAGAGGAAGCTCTAAAGCCGATTCTCCTTTTGAACTGGTTGCGTCACTCACTGGCCACACTAAAGCAGTGGTTTGTCTGGCGGTTGGATGCAAGATGCTGTACTCCGGGTCCATGGACCAAAGCATAAAG GTCTGGGACATGGATACATTACAGTGTACAATGACACTAAATGATCATACTGACGTAGTCACATCCCATATCTGTTGGGATCAATATCTGTTGTCAAGTTCATCTGACCGCACATTTAAGGTCTGGGCTTGCATTGAAGCAGGATCTTTGGAAGTGATATATACACACACCGAAGAAAAT gGTGTTGTTTCACTTTTTGGGATGCCTGATGCAGAGGGAAAGCCAATATTATTTTCCTCGTGCAGAGACAATTCAGTTCACATGTATGAATTGCCATCGTAA
- the LOC100794509 gene encoding zinc finger CCCH domain-containing protein 48 isoform X1: MDTKFARRTERIGSTTCSYWRAGRCNRNRCRFLHIETPSPPAACGYGNTAYSYGKKPHSSSENTPKYGSKKALLGDNGDRGDATRVAKAFKKSSPRICKYWINNNCVHGEQCLYLHSWFRGDGFSTVTKLHEHKKVITGIALPVGSDKLYSGSTDGTVRIWDCHTGQCAKVINLGAEVTSLISEGSWIFVGLQNAVKAWNIQTMSEFTLDGPKGRVRAMTVGNNTLFAGAEDGVIFAWRGSSKADSPFELVASLTGHTKAVVCLAVGCKMLYSGSMDQSIKVWDMDTLQCTMTLNDHTDVVTSHICWDQYLLSSSSDRTFKVWACIEAGSLEVIYTHTEENGVVSLFGMPDAEGKPILFSSCRDNSVHMYELPSFSERGRLFAKKDVALIELGPGGLFFTGDESGLLMVWKWLEVPKVASS; encoded by the exons ATGGATACAAAGTTTGCACGAAGGACTGAGCGCATTGGTAGTACAACATGCTCTTATTGGAGAGCTGGAAGATGTAACAGGAATCGTTGCAGATTTTTGCACATAGAGACACCATCTCCCCCTGCTGCTTGTGGTTATGGCAATACTGCATATAGCTACGGAAAAAAGCCCCATTCCTCCTCTGAGAATACCCCGAAATATGGTTCAAAGAAAGCATTGCTTGGAGATAATGGAGATAGAGGAGATGCAACAAGGGTTGCTAAGGCTTTCAAGAAATCATCACCAAGGATATGTAAATACTGGATCAACAACAATTGTGTACATGGTGAACAATGCCTGTATCTGCATTCATGGTTTCGTGGTGATGGGTTTTCCACAGTAACGAAACTTCATGAACATAAGAAG GTTATCACTGGCATCGCACTTCCTGTTGGATCCGACAAACTTTATTCTGGCAGCACTGATGGGACAGTTAGGATATGGGACTGCCATACTGGTCAATGTGCTAAAGTCATCAATCTTGGTGCTGAGGTTACCTCTTTGATCAGTGAGGGGTCATGGATTTTTGTTGGTCTGCAAAATGCTGTCAAG GCTTGGAATATCCAGACCATGTCAGAGTTTACTCTTGATGGACCCAAAGGCCGAGTCCGTGCCATGACTGTTGGCAACAATACACTCTTTGCTGGTGCAGAG gaTGGTGTCATTTTTGCTTGGAGAGGAAGCTCTAAAGCCGATTCTCCTTTTGAACTGGTTGCGTCACTCACTGGCCACACTAAAGCAGTGGTTTGTCTGGCGGTTGGATGCAAGATGCTGTACTCCGGGTCCATGGACCAAAGCATAAAG GTCTGGGACATGGATACATTACAGTGTACAATGACACTAAATGATCATACTGACGTAGTCACATCCCATATCTGTTGGGATCAATATCTGTTGTCAAGTTCATCTGACCGCACATTTAAGGTCTGGGCTTGCATTGAAGCAGGATCTTTGGAAGTGATATATACACACACCGAAGAAAAT gGTGTTGTTTCACTTTTTGGGATGCCTGATGCAGAGGGAAAGCCAATATTATTTTCCTCGTGCAGAGACAATTCAGTTCACATGTATGAATTGCCATC ATTTTCAGAGAGGGGACGTTTATTTGCCAAGAAAGATGTGGCATTAATTGAGTTAGGTCCTGGTGGCCTCTTCTTCACTGGAGATGAGAGTGGTTTGCTGATGGTGTGGAAATGGTTGGAGGTACCCAAGGTGGCATCCTCTTGA
- the LOC100795033 gene encoding zinc finger CCCH domain-containing protein 48: MDTKFARRTERIGRTTCSYWRAGKCNRNPCRFVHIETPSPPAACGYGNTAYSYGKKPHSSSENTPKYGSKKALLGDNGDRGDATRVAKAFKKSSPRICKYWINNNCAHGEQCLYLHSWFHGDGFSTVTKLHEHKKVITGIALPVGSDKLYSGSTDGTVRIWDCHTGQCAKVINLGAEVTSLISEGSWIFVGLQNAVKAWNIQAMSEFTLDGPKGRVRAMTVGNNTLFAVAEDGVIFAWRGSSKADSPFELVASLTGHTKAVVCLAVGCKMLYSGSMDQSIKVWDMDTLQCTMTLNDHTDAVTSLICWDQYLLSSSSDHTIKVWACIEAGSLEVIYTHTEENGVVSLFGMPDAEGKPILFSSCRDNSVHMYELPSFSERGRLFAKKDVALIELGPGGLFFTGDESGLLMVWKWLEVPKVASS; encoded by the exons ATGGATACAAAGTTTGCACGAAGGACTGAGCGCATTGGTAGAACAACATGCTCTTATTGGAGAGCTGGAAAATGTAACAGAAATCCATGCAGATTTGTGCACATAGAGACACCATCTCCACCTGCTGCTTGTGGTTATGGCAATACTGCATATAGCTACGGAAAAAAGCCCCATTCCTCCTCTGAGAATACCCCGAAATATGGTTCAAAGAAAGCATTGCTTGGAGATAATGGAGATAGAGGAGATGCAACAAGGGTTGCTAAGGCTTTCAAGAAATCATCACCAAGGATATGTAAATACTGGATCAACAACAATTGTGCACATGGTGAACAATGCCTGTATCTGCATTCATGGTTTCATGGTGATGGGTTTTCCACAGTAACGAAACTTCATGAACATAAGAAG GTTATCACTGGCATCGCACTTCCTGTTGGATCCGACAAACTTTATTCTGGCAGCACTGATGGGACAGTTAGGATATGGGACTGCCATACTGGTCAATGTGCTAAAGTCATCAATCTTGGTGCTGAGGTTACCTCTTTGATCAGTGAGGGGTCATGGATTTTTGTTGGTCTGCAAAATGCTGTCAAG GCTTGGAATATCCAGGCCATGTCAGAGTTTACTCTTGATGGACCCAAAGGCCGAGTCCGTGCCATGACTGTTGGCAACAATACACTCTTTGCTGTTGCAGAG GATGGTGTCATTTTTGCTTGGAGAGGAAGCTCTAAAGCCGATTCTCCTTTTGAACTGGTTGCGTCTCTCACTGGCCACACTAAAGCAGTGGTTTGTCTGGCGGTTGGATGCAAGATGCTGTACTCCGGGTCCATGGACCAAAGCATAAAG GTCTGGGACATGGATACATTACAGTGTACAATGACACTAAATGATCATACTGATGCAGTCACATCCCTTATCTGTTGGGATCAATATCTGTTGTCAAGTTCATCTGACCACACAATTAAAGTCTGGGCTTGCATTGAAGCAGGATCTTTGGAAGTAATATATACACACACCGAAGAAAAT gGTGTTGTTTCACTCTTTGGGATGCCTGATGCAGAGGGAAAGCCAATATTATTTTCCTCGTGCAGAGACAATTCAGTTCACATGTATGAATTGCCTTC ATTTTCAGAGAGGGGACGTTTATTTGCCAAGAAAGATGTGGCATTGATTGAGTTAGGTCCTGGTGGCCTCTTCTTCACTGGAGATGAGAGTGGTTTGCTGATGGTATGGAAATGGTTGGAGGTACCTAAGGTGGCATCCTCTTGA